GGCCTAGTTTGTTATCCCCCGGCCGGACGCACACCGAGGCGGACGCGCCCGGACCGGGGGCTTCTGAAGGTTCGGGGAGTCGGACAGGCTGTCGCCGCGGGGAAACCCGGGGAGGAAAGTCCGGACTCCGCAGGGCAGGACGCTGGGTAACCCCCAGGGGGAGCGATCCCCGGAGAAGCGCCACAGAAAGCAAACCGCCGGCCGGGTCCACCCGGCCGGTAAGGGTGAAACGGTGGAGTAAGAGCCCACCAGTTGCCGCGGTGACGCGGCAAGCTAGGCATGCCCCGTCCGGAGCAAGACCAAATAGGGAAGCGTTCGAGGCCGGCCCGGCCGAGCTTCCGGGTAGGTTGCTGGAGGCGGCGGGCAACCGCCGTCCTAGAGGAATGACAGCCGCCGTCCCGCAAGGGGCGGTTACAGAATCCGGCTTACGTCCGGCTCCCCTTACACCTTCATCATGAACACCTGGATCGTCCTTCTCGCCGCCGGCAGCGGCTCCCGGCTGGCAGCCGCCTCGGGCGGCGCGAAAAAACAGTTCCTGGACGCGGGCGGCTCGCCCGTGTTCTGGCGCTCGGCCCAGGCCCTGGCCCGCTGCGCGGGCGTCTCCGGCATCGTCTTCGTCTTCCCTCCCGACGAACTGGACGCGGCCCGCGAGGCCGTCGACACCCTCGACGCGTCAGCGCCCCTCGGGCTCGACCGGCGCGTGGTCCACGGCGGCGCGCGCCGCCAGGATTCACTGGAGAACGCCCTCTCCGCCCTGCCCCGGGAGTGCACCCACGTGCTCGTGCACGACGCGGCGCGCTGCTTCGTCACCCCGGACGTGGCCGCACGGGTCCTGGAGGCCCTGCGATCCGGGGCCAAGGCCGTCATTCCCGCCGTGCCCGTCAAGGACACCGTGAAGCAGGTGGACGCCCAGGGCGTGGTGGTCGCCACGCCCGAGCGCGCCAGCCTCAGGGCCGTGCAGACCCCACAGGGCGTGGAACTGGAAGCCCTGCGCGCCGGGTTCGCGCTGGCCCGGCGCGAAAACCTCACCGTCACCGACGACGCGGGCCTCGTGGAGGCCCTGGGCCTGCCCGTGTCCGTGGTGGAAGGCTCGGAAGCCAACGTGAAGATCACCACTCCGGAAGACCTGCGCCTGCTCGCCCCGGCCCGGGTCCCGGCCGCCCTGCCCCGCGTGGGCTTCGGCTACGACGTGCACCGCTACGCCTCCGAGGCCGAGGCCGACGCCCCCAACGCCCGGCCCATGGTCCTGGGCTGCGCGCCCATCCCCGGCGCGCCGCGCGTGCTGGCCCACTCCGACGGCGACGTGCTCCTGCACGCCCTGGCAGACGCCCTCCTGGGCTGCCTCTGCCTGGGCGACATCGGCCAGCACTTCCCGGACACGGACCCCTCCCTCTCCGGGGCCGCAAGCTCCGTGCTGGTGGCCGAGATCCTGGCCCGCTTCGCGCCCGCGGGGCTCGCGCTGGTGCACGTGGACCTCACCGTGGTGGCCCAGGTCCCCAAGGTGGGGCCGCACCGGGAGCACATCCGGCGCAACGTGGCCGGGCTGCTGGGCCTTGCCCCGGAGCGCGTCAACGTGAAGGCGACCACCGAGGAAAAGCTCGGCTTCACGGGCCGCAAGCAGGGCATCAAGGCCTACGCCACGGCCACCGCGGTGGAGACCGGAGCCCCCCGCGCGGACTGATCCGCCGCGCAAGGGATTCCATGGCAAAATATTGAAATAAAAAGGTAAAGTGCGTGCAGCGTGCTCGCTCCACCACCCGGAAGCCCGGCGCGCCTTGACTTTTGCCCCCCGCTCTGCAACCTGATTCCCCCGACCTCCAAGCTCTTCAAGGACCAGCAATGCAGCTTTACAACACCCTCACGCGCGCCAAGGAACCCTTCACGCCCGCCCACGAAGGCCGGGTGAACATGTACGTCTGCGGCATCACCGCCTACGACTACTGCCACATCGGCCACGCCCGCTCGGCCGTGGTCTTCGACGTGCTCGTGCGCTACCTGCGCTCGAAGGACCTGGAGGTGCGCTTCGCCCGCAACTTCACCGATGTGGACGACAAGATCATCAAGCGCGCCCAGGAGGAAGGGCTTTCCTCCGAGGCGGTCTCGGAGAAGTACATCGCCGCCTTCTACGAAGACATGGACCGCCTGGGCATCCTGCGCGCCGACATGGAGCCCCGCGCCACCCGCTACATCGGGGAAATGCTCCAGCTGGCGCAGCACCTCATCGACACCGGATTCGCCTACGCAACGCCCTCTGGCGACGTGTACTTCCGCGTGCGGGCCTTCAAGCCCTACGGCAAGCTTTCCGGGCGCAACCTGGAAGAGCTCCAGAGCGGCGCGCGCGTGGCCCCGGGAGAGGAAAAGGAGGACCCCCTGGACTTTGCCCTCTGGAAGGCCGCCAAGCCCGGCGAGCCCACCTGGGAGAGCCCCTGGGGGCCGGGACGCCCCGGCTGGCATCTGGAGTGCTCCGCCATGAGCGAAGACCTCCTGGGCCTGCCCCTGGACATCCACGGCGGCGGCCAGGACCTCGTCTTCCCCCACCACGAGAACGAGATCGCCCAGACCGAGGCCGCCACCGGAAAGGACTTCGCCCGCTTCTGGGTGCACAACGGCTTCGTGCAGATCAATTCTGAAAAAATGTCGAAATCGTTGAATAATTTTGTGACGATCCGCGACATTTTCGGCTACTGCCTGCCCGAGGTGCTGCGCTTCTTCCTGGTGGCCGCCCACTACCGCTCGCCCCTGGACTACTCCACCGAAGCCCTGGACGAGGCCGAGAAGGGCATCCGCCGCATCTACGCGGCCCTGGCCCAGATGGACGATGCGCTGGCCGGAACCAAATGGTCCGCCAACGCCGCCCCGGCCGAACTGCTCGCCGAGCTGGACGGCCTGGAAAAGGACTTCGACCAGTCCATGGAGGACGACCTGAACACCGCCGCCGCACTGGGCCACATCTTCGGCATGGTGCGCCTGGCCGGGCGCGTGATGGAAGACAAGGCCCTGCGCAAGAGCCAGGGCGGCAAGGCGATTCTCGAACGCATCCGGGGCGGCTTCGCCCGCTACGCCGCCATCCTGGGCGTGTTCGGCAGCGAACCGGCCCGCTTCCTGGCCGACCTGCGCGACTCCAGGGCCGCACGCAAGGGCATCGAGTCCTCCAAAGTGGACGACCTGCTGGCCCAGCGCAAGCAGGCCCGCCAGGACAAGGACTTCGCCCGCTCCGACGCCATCCGCGACGAACTGGCCGCCATGGGCGTGGAGGTGAAGGACACCCCCGTCGGGGCCGTCTGGGACGTAGCGTAGCGCCCCTTGGGGGGGCCGAATGGCCGGAATCTCCCGGATTCCCGTTGCGGACGGGACGCTTTCCTTGAGCCTTGCGATCTCCTGGCTTGCCGTGAACGGATGAATAACATCGCCCGCACAGTCGCTTTGGTGATCTTGTCGACCTGGGTCCTGATCCTGCTGGCCGAGGCGGTGCTGCACGTCGTGTCATCCGCGCCGGAATACGTAAATTACGAGTTCCATCCCGACTTGGCGGGCGATCTGCCGCCCAACGTCTCCGTCATGGACACCCTCATCAAGGGCCTGCCCTATCGCGTCAGCACAAACGCGCAGGGGCTGCGCGCCCAGGAACCCCTCCTCCCCCGCGACGAGGTGGGCGTGCGGGTGCTCTGCCTGGGCGACTCCTTCACCTTCGGTGTCGGGGTGGACGACAAGGCGACGTATCCCTTTCTGTTGCAACAATTCCTGCGAAAGGCCATGCCGGGAAAGGTGGTGGATGTTGTCAACAGCGGCATCCCCTTCTTCGATATAGTGGACGAACTCGACTACTGGTATCAGAAGGGGCAGGCGCTCAAGCCCGACGTGGTGGTCTGCCAATTCTACTACAACGATCTCCAGACCATGAACGGCAGATCGTTCAGGCGCGAGCGCAGGGCTCAGTCAGCCCCTTACAGCCGTGTCAAGGCCGTCCTGAAAGAGTCGCGCCTTTTCGCTCTGGCGGCCAGCCTGGCCTATCGTCTTGCCAGCATTGCCCCGGCCGCTTCGGGCGGGGGGGCCTCCGGCGCGGATCCCTGGTACGAAGGGCGTTATTGTTCCGATATGTCTCCGGAGATCATGGAGATCGTCCGCGGCGGCGTGCTTGATGCGGCAAATAACGGTGCACTGGCTTGCCGCTGGGACAAGTATCTGGCGAACCTGCTGGAACTCAAAAGCGCGGTGGAAGCAACCGGAGCGCGTTTCGTGCTGGTGATGATCCCGGACGAGGCGCAGCTAGCCGCCCCCCTTGCAGGTCCGGACGTGTACTTCCAGTCCGTGCTGCCGGGGCTGGGGGTGGACGCCCTGGACCTGCTCTTCGTTTTCCGGGAAGTTCACCACCGGGAACGGCTGAAGCTCTACAACTCCCCTCTGGATTTTCACACTAACGCCCAAGGCAATACGCTGGTGGCCAAACTGACGGCAGAGAGTGTTCTCAGAACGTTATCGGTCCGGGACGACGCCCCGCCCGACAGGGCGAAAGGCTTTCCGGGCTCTTGGCGCGTGGCTTTCCGATTCGGCGCGCACGGCCTGGAAGCTGACCAGGCCCCTCCAGGAGGCGAACGCGTGGAGGTTCAACAGTCCCAGACCCTGCACTGGCAGGGGATGGACACTGTTGACGGTCCAGCCGTGGCCACCACCTATGCCGACGTGCCCGGTGAGCTGACTGTCCGGGTCACCGGTATGGAGCCATCCACCTATCTGGGGCTGACACTGCATCCGATCGTCTACAACGAAGCCGTCAATGGCGGAATTCGCATTTACGTCGAACTCGACAACGGACAGGTGCTCCAGGTTCTGGACAGAGAGAACAGCACACCTCAGGGCACCCGCTTGCTCTGCGATCTTTTCTTTCCCGACAAGCCATTCCGCGCGGTCACGCTCCGCTTTGTGATCGGCAAGTCAACGGGGCTGGCCGTGGACAAGGCCAAAGGCTCGACGTCTTCCCAGCAGCTGACGCTCCGCGCAGGTTGAGCGCGCAGGCGCTCAAAGCGGCAGCCGCGAGGCCTCGCGGGCCAGGGCGGCCAGACGCCGGGCGCGCGCCCCGCTTTTTTCCACGGCGGAGCGGGCCTGAGGGTCGCGGATGTTCAGGGCCACGGTCTCCAGGGCCGTGGCCGACTCGTCCAGGCGGTCGGCCAACAGAGGCAGGCCGCGCAGCCCCTCCTCGCCCAAGGGCCTGGCCAGCAGGCCTTCCAGTTCGCGGGCGGCCTCCCTGGCCTTGGCGGAGGCGCGGGCGTAGGTCTCGCGCAGGAAGGTCCGCTCCTGGGCGGAGAGGCCGTCGCCCGCGGCCGCGCGCTGGGCCGCCTCGGCCATGAGTCGCCCCAGTGCTTCGTCTTCGGCGCCCACGGCCTGGGCGTAGGTCCCCCGAAGGCTCGCGCCCACGTCCCCGGCCGAGGCCGCGGAGAACCGGGCCTGGGGCGCAAATTCCAGCCCGGCGAACATGGTGTTGAAATCCTTGATGTACTTCTGAAGCGATCCAGCAGGACCCACGCCCGTCAGCTCCAGGCGGCCGAAGCCCGTGAGGCGCACGCACAGGTAGTATTCCAGACCGGTCCCGTCCTTGGGGACCAGCCAGGCCACCAGCGTGCGCGCGGTGTCGTCCTGCTGGAGGTGGCGCAGGGCGTAGCGCTCCGGGGAGACGTGCCAGAGCGCCGTGAACTCCAGGTTCCTGTCGCGGGCCATCACCTCCAGCACGCCCTGGGGCGTGGGGGTGCGCACGGCCTTGACCACCAGCGTGGGGTAGCCCTTGGCGGTCTTCACGCCGTCCTCGTGGGCCAGCACGGCGGCCACTCCGCCCTCGCCGCGCTGGGTGACGCTCCAGCCCGGCGCGGGCGTGAGCACGTAGGCCCCGCCGGAACCGGCCAGGGGATCACGGGGATCGCCAGACGGGCCTGAACCCATGCAGGCGGACACGAACAGCGTCAGAAGGGCGGCAAAGAGCGTGCGCATGGCGAAGGTCTCCTCGGCACGGGGCAATGCGCCGCCCTGCGGGCTTTTGTCAAGGAGGCTCCTGGTGTAGGGTGCCCCCATGGACCTTGCCCCCCTCACGCAGCTCGACCCCTGGCGCTGGATGCTGCCGCCCCGCGGCGGCATGGGCGTGCCCGCCGTTTTCGTTGGCTCGCGCCGCCTCCTGCGCGACCTGGAGGAGGCCGCCGCGCGCCAGGCCGCCAACGTGGCCCGTCTCCCGGGCATCGTGGGCGCCTGCTACGTGATGCCCGACGCCCACTCGGGCTACGGCTTCCCCATCGGCGGCGTGGCCGCCTTCGATCCGGACCAGGGCGGCGTGGTCTGCGCAGGGGGCGTGGGCTACGACATCGCCTGCGGCGTGCGCACCCTGGCCACGGACCTGGACGCCAGGGACCTGGATCCGGTGATGGAGCGCCTGGCCGACCGCCTCTTCGCCGCGATTCCCTGCGGCGTGGGCGTGGGCGGCGGTCTCGCCCTGAAGGACAGGGACCTGGACGCCCTGCTGACGGGGGGAGCTGCCTGGGCCGTGAAACGGGGTTTCGGCGAGAAGGCCGACCTGGAGCGCATCGAGGACAGGGGCACGGCCCCGGACGCGCTGCCGGACAAGGTCTCCCCCGGAGCGCGCGCCCGCCTGGGCTCCCAGGTGGGCACCCTGGGCTCGGGCAACCACTACCTGGAGGTGCAGCGCATCGAGGAGCTTTTCGACGCCCGTGCGGCCGCCGTTCTTGGGCTCTTTCCCGGGCAGACGCTGGTGAGCGTGCACTGCGGCTCGCGCGGGCTGGGGCATCAGGTGGCCACCGATTTCATCGACCGCATGCGCCGCGAGGCCCAGAGGCACGGCCTCAGCCTGCCCGACCCGGAGCTGGCCTGCGCACCCATCGACTCGCAGCCGGGCCGGGACTACCTGGGGGCCATGCGCGCGGCGGTCAACTGCGCCCTGGCCAACCGCCAGGTGATCGACCACCTCGTGCGCCGCGTCCTGGAGGAATTCTTCCCCGGGGCGCGCCCGCGCCTGGTGTGCGACGTGTCCCACAACACCTGCAGGGAGGAGCGCCTGGACGT
This is a stretch of genomic DNA from Fundidesulfovibrio magnetotacticus. It encodes these proteins:
- a CDS encoding SGNH/GDSL hydrolase family protein encodes the protein MNNIARTVALVILSTWVLILLAEAVLHVVSSAPEYVNYEFHPDLAGDLPPNVSVMDTLIKGLPYRVSTNAQGLRAQEPLLPRDEVGVRVLCLGDSFTFGVGVDDKATYPFLLQQFLRKAMPGKVVDVVNSGIPFFDIVDELDYWYQKGQALKPDVVVCQFYYNDLQTMNGRSFRRERRAQSAPYSRVKAVLKESRLFALAASLAYRLASIAPAASGGGASGADPWYEGRYCSDMSPEIMEIVRGGVLDAANNGALACRWDKYLANLLELKSAVEATGARFVLVMIPDEAQLAAPLAGPDVYFQSVLPGLGVDALDLLFVFREVHHRERLKLYNSPLDFHTNAQGNTLVAKLTAESVLRTLSVRDDAPPDRAKGFPGSWRVAFRFGAHGLEADQAPPGGERVEVQQSQTLHWQGMDTVDGPAVATTYADVPGELTVRVTGMEPSTYLGLTLHPIVYNEAVNGGIRIYVELDNGQVLQVLDRENSTPQGTRLLCDLFFPDKPFRAVTLRFVIGKSTGLAVDKAKGSTSSQQLTLRAG
- a CDS encoding RtcB family protein is translated as MDLAPLTQLDPWRWMLPPRGGMGVPAVFVGSRRLLRDLEEAAARQAANVARLPGIVGACYVMPDAHSGYGFPIGGVAAFDPDQGGVVCAGGVGYDIACGVRTLATDLDARDLDPVMERLADRLFAAIPCGVGVGGGLALKDRDLDALLTGGAAWAVKRGFGEKADLERIEDRGTAPDALPDKVSPGARARLGSQVGTLGSGNHYLEVQRIEELFDARAAAVLGLFPGQTLVSVHCGSRGLGHQVATDFIDRMRREAQRHGLSLPDPELACAPIDSQPGRDYLGAMRAAVNCALANRQVIDHLVRRVLEEFFPGARPRLVCDVSHNTCREERLDVEGRARRLFVHRKGATRAWGPSHPGLTDAFRGLGQIMPVGGSMGAASYLLRGTDLSLERSLGSACHGAGRALSRSQALKRFKGRDVMEGLARRGVTLRAKGLRAVGEEAPGAYKDIEAVVEAAEQAGLAARVARLAPLACVKG
- the ispD gene encoding 2-C-methyl-D-erythritol 4-phosphate cytidylyltransferase; this encodes MNTWIVLLAAGSGSRLAAASGGAKKQFLDAGGSPVFWRSAQALARCAGVSGIVFVFPPDELDAAREAVDTLDASAPLGLDRRVVHGGARRQDSLENALSALPRECTHVLVHDAARCFVTPDVAARVLEALRSGAKAVIPAVPVKDTVKQVDAQGVVVATPERASLRAVQTPQGVELEALRAGFALARRENLTVTDDAGLVEALGLPVSVVEGSEANVKITTPEDLRLLAPARVPAALPRVGFGYDVHRYASEAEADAPNARPMVLGCAPIPGAPRVLAHSDGDVLLHALADALLGCLCLGDIGQHFPDTDPSLSGAASSVLVAEILARFAPAGLALVHVDLTVVAQVPKVGPHREHIRRNVAGLLGLAPERVNVKATTEEKLGFTGRKQGIKAYATATAVETGAPRAD
- the cysS gene encoding cysteine--tRNA ligase, with the protein product MQLYNTLTRAKEPFTPAHEGRVNMYVCGITAYDYCHIGHARSAVVFDVLVRYLRSKDLEVRFARNFTDVDDKIIKRAQEEGLSSEAVSEKYIAAFYEDMDRLGILRADMEPRATRYIGEMLQLAQHLIDTGFAYATPSGDVYFRVRAFKPYGKLSGRNLEELQSGARVAPGEEKEDPLDFALWKAAKPGEPTWESPWGPGRPGWHLECSAMSEDLLGLPLDIHGGGQDLVFPHHENEIAQTEAATGKDFARFWVHNGFVQINSEKMSKSLNNFVTIRDIFGYCLPEVLRFFLVAAHYRSPLDYSTEALDEAEKGIRRIYAALAQMDDALAGTKWSANAAPAELLAELDGLEKDFDQSMEDDLNTAAALGHIFGMVRLAGRVMEDKALRKSQGGKAILERIRGGFARYAAILGVFGSEPARFLADLRDSRAARKGIESSKVDDLLAQRKQARQDKDFARSDAIRDELAAMGVEVKDTPVGAVWDVA